One window from the genome of Metabacillus flavus encodes:
- a CDS encoding FeoA family protein, whose amino-acid sequence MNLNQIQQNETFKIQDLSDLHPFVKRRLKDLGVYEGKEVKVIRYCPLGGPCLLECSGQRVGIRRKDTFCIKGARLS is encoded by the coding sequence ATGAACCTAAACCAAATTCAACAGAATGAAACGTTTAAAATACAGGATTTATCCGATCTCCATCCATTTGTTAAACGCCGTTTGAAGGATCTGGGCGTTTACGAAGGGAAAGAGGTCAAAGTGATTCGCTATTGTCCGCTTGGAGGTCCCTGCCTATTGGAGTGCTCAGGACAAAGGGTCGGCATTCGCAGAAAGGATACGTTCTGCATTAAAGGGGCGCGTCTTTCATGA
- the feoB gene encoding ferrous iron transport protein B: MNTALFGNPNTGKTSLFNQITGSYEYVGNWSGVTVDKKIGKIKDSVQSLIDLPGVYSLNPLSNDERVASIALLQEEAQQILNIVNANQLERSLYLTIELLETNLPQVVVLNMMDLAEKRGISINLERLGELLGVKSYSAVARKGHGCEEITQLFKNEPLHSSAPFMISYHPIIEAAIARMLTEIGEEGNMKKRWVAVQYLMNNELIQLEMNKKFPGLIRIKEEAEEQLFEAAGHSAEDDMYQTRNAFITNLVEQVTEQQGQRESLPLTAWIDKIAIHPVLGIPFFLLILFAVFQLTFDWLGTPISDMLDSFFTGPLTSGAQLLLNSIGATPFIQAVVLDGIIAGVGGVLVFVPQIFILFFFISLLEDSGYMARVAVVMDRLMEYIGLNGKAFIPLVIGFGCNVPSIMAARTIEQPRERLLTILVSPFMSCSARLSVYALFAAAFFEKNQALIVLSLYVLGIVVAMIVAKILSLFLKNEKSYFVMELPPYNAPQMQQLLKSTWDKGKGFVRKAGTFILGGTVFIWLLSYLGPGGADVPIDESFMAIASGAIAPIFAPLGFATWQAVSALITGFLAKEVVVATMNILYHVPDGQTMAGLLPNYFTPLSAYTFLVFILLYTPCLATVAIMKKETGSTKITLFSIGYSFVIAYIVALAVYKVGQFIV, encoded by the coding sequence ATGAATACGGCACTGTTTGGCAATCCGAATACAGGAAAAACCTCTTTATTCAATCAAATCACCGGTTCTTACGAATATGTAGGAAACTGGAGCGGCGTAACGGTTGATAAAAAAATCGGCAAGATTAAAGACTCCGTGCAGTCTTTAATTGACTTGCCCGGTGTATATTCACTTAATCCCCTTTCCAATGATGAGCGCGTCGCGTCCATTGCACTTCTTCAGGAGGAAGCGCAGCAAATTCTGAATATCGTCAACGCCAATCAGCTCGAAAGAAGCCTTTATTTAACGATTGAGCTTTTAGAAACGAATCTTCCTCAAGTCGTTGTACTGAATATGATGGACCTCGCTGAAAAGCGCGGCATATCCATTAATTTAGAGCGTCTCGGTGAACTGCTTGGCGTGAAGAGCTATTCAGCTGTTGCCCGTAAAGGACATGGCTGTGAAGAGATTACCCAGCTGTTTAAAAACGAGCCGCTTCATTCGTCTGCTCCCTTTATGATTTCCTATCATCCAATCATTGAAGCGGCTATTGCCCGCATGCTTACTGAAATTGGCGAAGAAGGAAACATGAAAAAGCGCTGGGTGGCAGTTCAGTATTTGATGAACAATGAACTCATTCAGCTGGAAATGAACAAGAAGTTTCCGGGACTCATCCGAATAAAGGAAGAAGCTGAGGAACAGCTTTTCGAGGCAGCCGGCCATTCTGCGGAAGATGATATGTACCAAACAAGAAATGCCTTTATTACGAATCTGGTTGAGCAGGTGACAGAACAGCAAGGTCAGCGCGAAAGCCTTCCTTTGACCGCCTGGATAGACAAAATTGCGATCCATCCGGTTTTGGGCATTCCCTTTTTCCTTCTCATCCTGTTTGCGGTTTTCCAGCTGACGTTTGATTGGCTTGGAACCCCCATTTCCGATATGCTGGACTCCTTTTTCACAGGTCCTTTAACCAGTGGAGCCCAGCTGCTATTGAACAGCATCGGTGCCACACCGTTCATCCAGGCTGTTGTCCTTGATGGAATTATTGCGGGTGTAGGAGGCGTTCTCGTATTCGTCCCGCAAATCTTTATTCTGTTCTTCTTTATTTCCTTATTGGAGGATTCCGGATATATGGCCCGCGTGGCTGTTGTGATGGACCGCCTGATGGAATACATCGGACTGAATGGAAAAGCGTTTATCCCTCTTGTCATCGGGTTCGGATGCAACGTGCCGTCTATTATGGCAGCGAGAACGATTGAACAGCCAAGGGAACGATTGCTGACCATTCTCGTGTCGCCGTTTATGTCCTGTTCGGCAAGGCTTTCCGTATACGCTCTGTTTGCCGCAGCCTTTTTTGAAAAAAACCAGGCGTTGATCGTCCTTTCCCTGTACGTTCTCGGGATCGTTGTCGCGATGATCGTCGCAAAAATTCTCTCCCTTTTCCTGAAAAACGAAAAATCCTATTTTGTCATGGAGCTTCCTCCATATAACGCACCGCAAATGCAGCAGCTGCTGAAAAGTACGTGGGACAAAGGAAAAGGGTTCGTCAGGAAAGCAGGAACGTTCATCTTGGGAGGAACCGTCTTCATTTGGCTGCTATCCTACCTTGGTCCAGGCGGTGCAGACGTTCCAATCGACGAAAGCTTTATGGCGATTGCGAGCGGCGCGATTGCTCCAATCTTCGCTCCGCTTGGTTTTGCAACCTGGCAGGCCGTTTCTGCACTCATTACCGGCTTCCTTGCAAAGGAAGTGGTAGTGGCAACCATGAATATCCTGTATCACGTACCGGATGGACAAACCATGGCAGGGCTTTTGCCAAACTATTTCACACCGCTCTCAGCCTATACGTTCCTTGTGTTTATCCTATTGTACACACCATGTCTAGCTACGGTCGCCATCATGAAAAAAGAAACAGGCAGCACGAAGATTACACTTTTCTCGATTGGCTATTCGTTTGTCATCGCCTATATCGTAGCCCTTGCGGTTTATAAAGTAGGGCAATTTATCGTATAA
- a CDS encoding NAD(P)H-dependent oxidoreductase, which produces MKTLVIIAHPNLDQSRINRTWMEELKKHEEITIHRLYEAYPDGKINAEHEQKLLEAHDRIVLQFPFFWYSTPSLLKQWQDEVLSYGWAYGEGGDKLHGKELGLAISTFGPEDSYGPAGYNNFTMETLTAPLQQTSNLIGTRFMPLFVLNGVMHVTDEELAENAKAYATHVLQPAMVNA; this is translated from the coding sequence ATGAAAACACTTGTTATTATTGCCCATCCTAATCTTGATCAATCCCGCATTAACCGCACTTGGATGGAAGAATTGAAGAAGCACGAAGAAATTACGATTCACCGTTTATATGAAGCCTATCCAGATGGGAAAATCAATGCAGAACATGAGCAAAAACTTTTGGAAGCCCATGACCGGATTGTTCTCCAATTCCCATTCTTCTGGTACAGCACGCCTTCTTTGCTGAAACAATGGCAGGATGAAGTGCTGTCCTACGGCTGGGCATATGGTGAAGGCGGGGACAAGCTGCATGGTAAAGAGCTTGGTCTTGCTATTTCAACCTTTGGCCCTGAAGATTCATACGGTCCTGCAGGATACAACAACTTTACAATGGAGACACTGACTGCACCGCTGCAGCAAACGAGCAATCTAATCGGCACACGTTTCATGCCTCTGTTTGTTTTAAATGGTGTTATGCACGTAACCGATGAAGAATTGGCAGAAAACGCAAAGGCTTATGCCACTCACGTTCTTCAGCCAGCTATGGTAAACGCCTAA
- a CDS encoding DEAD/DEAH box helicase family protein: protein MLTEKKLIVNSEKANLLQELEQSMKDCVNFYFSVAFVNFSGLQLLLDSLKEAEENGVNGKIITSTYLNFTDAKALEKIREFHNIELKVFVTDKTIGFHTKAYIFEYTDHYKVIIGSSNITQSALKSNIEWNVEIIAKEDAFFIKEVLREYDQLWKSSVTADEDFIRRYENFLKSIKSTVKKQQQIYEDMKYIVPNRMQSRAIENLERLRSYGENKALVIAATGTGKTYMSAFDVKSCRPRRLLFIVHREEILRKAKETFEKLLPNEQLTFGLLTGNVKQGNADYVFATIQTLSKCYRDLRKDEFDYLVVDEAHHVTSPTYQSVMAYFEPEFTLGMTATPERSDSRNVFDHFDNNVALEVRLHEALDDELVVPFHYFGITDIDGVDLSDVSLTDIDEMTKRLKVNERVDFIIEKMKFYGHDGEKRKGLGFCAGREHAHYMAAEFNKRGYISEVLLGDDSPDKRQHFMKRLEDDEDGLEFLFTVDIFNEGVDIPSVNTVLMLRPTNSPIIFIQQLGRGLRKHEEKSFLTVLDFIGNHNKAFLIALALNGSRVL from the coding sequence ATGCTAACTGAAAAGAAATTAATTGTGAATTCAGAGAAAGCCAACTTGCTGCAGGAGCTGGAACAATCCATGAAAGATTGCGTGAACTTTTATTTTAGTGTCGCATTTGTGAATTTCAGCGGACTGCAGCTGCTGCTGGATTCTTTGAAAGAAGCGGAGGAAAATGGGGTAAACGGAAAGATCATTACCTCTACCTATCTTAATTTTACAGATGCAAAAGCTCTTGAAAAAATCCGTGAGTTTCATAATATTGAGCTGAAAGTGTTTGTGACCGATAAAACGATTGGTTTTCATACAAAGGCATATATCTTTGAGTACACGGATCATTATAAGGTAATCATCGGTTCGTCGAATATTACGCAAAGTGCCTTGAAGAGCAATATCGAGTGGAACGTTGAGATTATCGCGAAAGAAGATGCTTTTTTTATTAAAGAGGTTTTAAGAGAGTATGATCAGCTTTGGAAGAGCAGTGTGACGGCTGATGAAGATTTTATTAGACGGTATGAGAACTTTTTAAAAAGCATTAAATCGACAGTGAAAAAGCAGCAGCAGATTTACGAAGATATGAAATACATCGTACCGAACCGGATGCAGAGCCGCGCGATAGAGAACCTTGAGCGTCTCAGAAGCTATGGAGAAAACAAAGCGCTCGTGATTGCTGCTACAGGTACAGGTAAAACGTATATGTCCGCTTTTGACGTAAAAAGCTGCCGTCCGCGAAGGCTTCTTTTTATTGTCCACCGGGAGGAAATTCTAAGAAAAGCGAAGGAGACATTTGAAAAACTTTTGCCGAATGAGCAGCTGACATTCGGCTTGCTGACGGGGAATGTGAAGCAAGGGAATGCGGATTATGTGTTCGCAACAATTCAGACTTTATCCAAATGCTATCGTGATTTGCGGAAGGATGAATTTGATTATCTAGTAGTTGACGAGGCGCATCACGTTACAAGCCCTACATACCAAAGTGTCATGGCCTATTTTGAGCCTGAATTTACCCTGGGGATGACGGCAACTCCTGAGCGGAGCGATAGCCGCAATGTGTTTGACCATTTTGACAACAACGTGGCGCTCGAAGTACGCCTTCATGAAGCTTTGGATGATGAGCTGGTCGTTCCTTTTCATTACTTTGGCATTACTGATATTGACGGCGTCGACCTAAGTGATGTTTCCCTAACAGATATAGACGAAATGACGAAGCGGTTAAAGGTGAATGAGCGGGTCGATTTTATCATTGAAAAGATGAAATTCTACGGCCATGACGGGGAGAAAAGAAAGGGTCTCGGCTTCTGCGCCGGACGGGAGCATGCTCATTATATGGCCGCTGAATTTAACAAACGGGGCTATATAAGTGAGGTTCTCTTAGGGGATGACAGTCCGGATAAAAGGCAGCATTTTATGAAACGTCTTGAGGATGACGAAGATGGCCTTGAGTTCCTGTTTACAGTTGATATTTTTAACGAAGGGGTGGACATTCCGTCGGTCAACACGGTGCTTATGCTGCGGCCGACGAATTCCCCGATCATCTTTATCCAGCAGCTTGGACGCGGACTTCGAAAGCACGAAGAAAAAAGCTTTTTAACGGTGCTTGATTTCATTGGAAACCATAATAAAGCCTTTCTCATTGCTTTAGCGCTGAATGGAAGCCGGGTACTATGA
- a CDS encoding MarR family winged helix-turn-helix transcriptional regulator: MIDDFFNNCLYFTVNKLSRAITKMAEESFKKTGLSPTHAFLMMLVIDKPGISQSELAEALHLKPSTITRFVDKLVEKGLIERKAEGKRSLNYPTAEGQEILADIKDGWKILFRGYSDVLGEEEGKALNQLINEAGNKLEK, encoded by the coding sequence GTGATTGATGATTTTTTCAACAATTGTCTGTATTTTACAGTAAACAAACTTTCCCGGGCCATTACAAAGATGGCAGAGGAATCTTTTAAGAAAACAGGATTATCCCCGACTCATGCTTTTTTAATGATGCTGGTCATAGATAAACCTGGCATTTCCCAATCAGAGTTAGCAGAAGCTCTTCACCTGAAGCCTTCCACCATCACACGATTTGTGGACAAGCTTGTTGAAAAGGGATTGATTGAGCGAAAAGCAGAAGGAAAGAGATCGCTTAACTACCCGACCGCTGAAGGTCAAGAGATTCTAGCAGATATTAAGGATGGCTGGAAAATCTTATTCCGTGGATACTCTGATGTTTTAGGCGAAGAAGAAGGAAAAGCATTAAATCAATTAATCAACGAAGCAGGCAACAAATTAGAAAAGTAA
- a CDS encoding SDR family oxidoreductase — MNQTKKTALITGGNKGIGFELVKQLAEQNYQVLVGSRNRARGEKAAASLQNLGHDVHFVELDVDRKESIQLAAEHVRQVYGRLDVLINNAGVYMDGNSPLLEADQDLLERTLKTNLLGPYHLIQSFLPLMKKYNYGRIVNVSSGYGQMDGMDEKGPGSYKLSKLALNGLTRQLAAEVSGNIKINAVCPGWVKTDMGGPHAPRTAEEAARSIMWLAVLDEEGPNGGFFRDGKEIKW; from the coding sequence ATGAACCAGACAAAGAAAACCGCCCTAATTACCGGCGGAAACAAAGGAATTGGATTTGAATTAGTGAAGCAGTTAGCTGAGCAAAACTATCAGGTCCTCGTTGGCAGCAGAAACAGAGCCAGAGGAGAGAAGGCGGCTGCGTCCCTGCAAAACCTTGGACATGACGTTCATTTTGTGGAGCTTGATGTAGACCGGAAAGAGAGCATTCAATTGGCTGCTGAGCATGTTCGGCAAGTATATGGCCGGCTGGATGTGCTAATCAATAATGCCGGTGTATATATGGATGGAAATTCGCCGCTCCTGGAAGCGGATCAGGATCTTTTAGAGCGTACCTTAAAAACCAATCTTCTCGGTCCCTATCATTTAATTCAATCATTCCTCCCGTTAATGAAGAAGTATAACTATGGAAGGATCGTGAATGTTTCCTCCGGGTATGGACAGATGGATGGAATGGATGAGAAAGGACCTGGTTCCTATAAATTATCGAAGCTCGCGTTGAATGGTCTGACCCGTCAATTGGCAGCAGAGGTTTCAGGAAACATCAAAATCAATGCCGTTTGTCCAGGCTGGGTGAAAACCGATATGGGCGGTCCTCACGCTCCAAGAACTGCAGAGGAAGCGGCCAGGTCCATAATGTGGCTTGCAGTGCTTGATGAAGAAGGTCCGAATGGCGGCTTTTTCAGAGACGGAAAAGAAATCAAATGGTAA
- a CDS encoding NAD(P)H-dependent oxidoreductase translates to MKTLVITAHPNMSKSKVNKAWTNRLQQEENVTVHDLYSLYPTFEIDAEKEQQQLLEYDRIVFQFPFYWYSSPALLKQWQDSVLTYGFAYGSEGTRLHGKEFMLAISSGGPAEAYQAGGYNHYSISELTKPFQATANLCGMHFLPSFLLQGMMTLTEEKLQESADALAAYVTNSELRRKR, encoded by the coding sequence ATGAAAACATTAGTAATCACAGCTCATCCAAACATGTCTAAATCAAAGGTTAACAAAGCGTGGACGAATCGTCTTCAGCAAGAAGAAAATGTAACCGTTCATGATTTATATTCTCTTTATCCTACTTTTGAAATTGATGCAGAAAAAGAGCAGCAGCAATTGCTGGAGTACGATCGGATTGTATTTCAATTTCCATTTTACTGGTACAGCTCTCCCGCTTTGTTAAAACAGTGGCAGGATTCTGTTTTAACCTATGGCTTTGCTTACGGATCCGAAGGCACAAGGCTTCACGGGAAAGAGTTTATGCTGGCAATTTCTTCGGGAGGTCCGGCTGAAGCATACCAGGCCGGAGGGTATAACCACTACTCCATAAGTGAACTGACAAAGCCATTTCAGGCAACAGCCAATTTATGCGGGATGCATTTTCTTCCGAGCTTCCTTCTTCAAGGAATGATGACGCTCACGGAAGAAAAGCTGCAGGAAAGTGCGGACGCACTTGCGGCATATGTGACAAATTCTGAATTACGGAGAAAACGATAA
- a CDS encoding ABC transporter ATP-binding protein, with the protein MNETPVLQIENVSKRIKHHQILSNVSLTVKKGEILGLLGPNGSGKTTMIRSVLGLVSLNAGEISIGGYSIKKDFEKAVSLAGAIVENPEFYNYMSGYYNLVHFANMSDPIGRGRIAEVVDLVGLGERIHDPVRTYSLGMRQRLGIAQAVLHKPQLLLLDEPTNGLDPSGIRELREYLKNLRDKENVAIVISTHLLKEVEDMCDRVAIIKKGEILSVQNVQYDAGDLPIRVLFEVNQPLEAEEAAKAYHPAIVPGGLEFLVKREEIPLINKTLTENRIDVFAIHPKRKNLEESFLELTEEATE; encoded by the coding sequence ATGAACGAAACACCTGTATTGCAAATCGAAAATGTCAGTAAGAGGATTAAGCATCACCAAATCCTTTCAAACGTCAGCCTGACCGTGAAAAAAGGTGAAATTCTCGGTTTGCTGGGCCCAAACGGCTCCGGTAAAACGACCATGATCCGATCCGTTCTCGGTCTTGTTTCCTTAAACGCCGGGGAAATATCCATCGGCGGCTATTCCATAAAAAAGGACTTTGAGAAAGCCGTCAGCCTCGCTGGTGCGATTGTAGAGAATCCGGAGTTTTACAATTATATGAGCGGTTATTACAACCTCGTTCATTTTGCAAATATGAGCGACCCAATAGGGAGAGGCAGAATTGCGGAAGTCGTAGATTTGGTGGGTTTGGGAGAGCGAATTCATGATCCGGTCCGCACCTATTCGTTAGGCATGCGGCAGCGGCTTGGTATTGCGCAGGCGGTCCTCCATAAACCGCAGCTGCTGCTGCTGGATGAACCAACAAACGGTCTTGATCCGTCCGGTATAAGGGAACTCCGCGAATACCTGAAAAATCTGCGGGATAAAGAGAATGTAGCCATTGTGATTTCCACTCACTTGCTAAAAGAAGTAGAAGACATGTGCGACAGGGTGGCGATTATCAAAAAAGGCGAGATTCTGTCCGTTCAAAATGTTCAATACGATGCAGGCGATTTGCCAATTCGTGTCCTATTCGAAGTAAATCAACCTCTTGAGGCAGAGGAAGCAGCAAAGGCCTATCACCCGGCAATTGTGCCCGGCGGTCTGGAATTCCTCGTGAAGCGAGAGGAAATTCCGCTCATCAACAAGACACTCACAGAAAACAGAATTGACGTCTTCGCCATCCATCCAAAACGTAAAAACTTAGAGGAATCCTTCCTCGAACTGACAGAGGAGGCAACGGAATGA
- a CDS encoding VOC family protein → MYIGTSDFESDFHYYQSVLGGQLQWAFNRFGAKVAAFEMGEGPLTLIADHLASPVCIPLYEVKDLKVKVKELKDRGWKEEKGPIEIPNGPCFMFKDTSGNSYGIFENVRPFAAEDSYKDSHNKYRMMD, encoded by the coding sequence TTGTATATAGGGACTTCTGATTTTGAATCGGATTTTCACTATTACCAGTCCGTGCTCGGGGGTCAATTGCAATGGGCATTTAACCGTTTTGGAGCAAAAGTCGCGGCTTTTGAAATGGGAGAAGGACCTCTTACCTTGATCGCTGATCATCTGGCTTCGCCGGTATGCATTCCGCTATATGAAGTAAAAGACTTGAAAGTTAAGGTGAAAGAGCTAAAGGATAGAGGCTGGAAGGAAGAAAAAGGTCCAATTGAAATCCCGAACGGGCCATGCTTCATGTTTAAGGATACCAGCGGGAATAGCTATGGGATTTTTGAAAATGTAAGACCATTCGCAGCAGAGGATTCTTATAAAGACAGCCATAATAAATATCGGATGATGGATTAG
- a CDS encoding alpha/beta fold hydrolase, whose protein sequence is MAMLTVGNENDAPIDIYYEDQGTGKPVVLIHGWPLSGRSWEKQVPALIDAGYRVITYDRRGFGKSSQPYSGYEYDTFAADLNKLLEHLDLREAALVGFSMGGGEVARYISTYGTERVSKAVFAAAVPPYLYKAPDNPHGGLDDGAIEEFQNGVKGDRIAFLDTFTNNFFAAGDKTDLVSEPFRLYNRDIAAMASPKGTLDCIAAFAKTDFRGDLEKITVPTLIIHGDSDGTVPFEVSGKRTHETIPGSELVVIEGAPHGFNATHAEEFNRGLISFLNS, encoded by the coding sequence ATGGCTATGCTAACTGTTGGTAATGAAAACGATGCACCAATTGATATTTATTATGAAGATCAAGGAACGGGGAAACCTGTCGTACTGATTCACGGATGGCCGCTTAGCGGGCGTTCTTGGGAAAAGCAGGTGCCTGCTTTAATTGATGCAGGCTATCGAGTCATTACATATGACCGCAGGGGATTTGGAAAATCATCGCAGCCTTATAGCGGCTATGAATATGATACATTCGCAGCCGATTTGAACAAATTGCTTGAGCACTTAGACCTTCGTGAAGCGGCACTTGTCGGTTTTTCAATGGGCGGCGGAGAAGTAGCTCGCTATATCAGCACATACGGAACAGAACGGGTGAGCAAAGCGGTTTTCGCTGCAGCCGTCCCTCCTTATCTGTACAAGGCACCGGATAATCCTCATGGCGGGCTGGATGATGGGGCAATTGAAGAGTTCCAAAACGGAGTAAAGGGAGACCGGATCGCGTTTCTTGATACGTTTACTAACAATTTCTTTGCAGCCGGCGACAAGACAGACCTTGTCAGCGAGCCGTTCCGTCTCTATAACAGGGATATTGCAGCAATGGCGTCTCCTAAAGGCACCCTTGACTGTATCGCAGCGTTCGCTAAAACCGATTTCCGGGGCGACTTGGAGAAAATAACCGTCCCAACACTCATCATACATGGGGATTCAGACGGGACTGTACCGTTCGAAGTGAGCGGCAAGCGTACCCATGAAACGATTCCAGGAAGTGAGCTTGTTGTCATTGAAGGTGCCCCTCATGGCTTCAACGCTACGCATGCTGAGGAATTTAACCGTGGATTGATCAGCTTCCTTAATTCTTAA
- a CDS encoding ABC transporter permease: MIRLVKNEHMKIFLKKGSWALAIGLAVICFTMALFMKKMLAGAGVEENYLGFLSFSTGFLGMLPFFTVAIAGAIVASEFERGTIKFLLIRKATRSKVLLSKYITTVLFSVYIVLLYFFLSVFLGMLLFGFQNAAESGPLLTTALFDYADCLIETIIMATFAFMLSAVFRSTVLSVGLTFVVILSAKGAVQLLAHYDVAWGRFLLFSNTGFGQYARGNLPPFEGMSPLFSILILLFHLISFLSLAWAAFVKRDVAN; the protein is encoded by the coding sequence ATGATCCGGCTGGTAAAAAACGAACATATGAAAATCTTTTTGAAAAAAGGAAGCTGGGCACTGGCGATCGGACTCGCTGTGATCTGCTTCACCATGGCTCTATTTATGAAGAAAATGCTGGCTGGTGCGGGAGTAGAGGAGAATTATCTCGGCTTCCTATCGTTCAGCACCGGTTTTTTAGGTATGCTTCCTTTTTTCACCGTCGCTATTGCCGGCGCCATTGTAGCCAGCGAATTTGAACGGGGAACGATTAAATTTTTATTGATTAGAAAAGCGACACGTTCGAAGGTTCTTCTTTCAAAGTACATAACAACGGTTCTTTTCAGTGTTTATATCGTTCTATTGTATTTTTTTCTATCTGTCTTTCTCGGAATGCTCTTATTCGGGTTTCAAAACGCTGCAGAAAGCGGTCCGCTCTTAACAACTGCTTTATTTGATTACGCTGACTGCCTGATTGAAACGATCATTATGGCGACTTTCGCCTTTATGCTCTCTGCCGTTTTCAGAAGCACGGTCCTTTCAGTAGGACTGACCTTCGTTGTCATCCTTTCAGCCAAAGGCGCTGTCCAGCTTCTTGCCCATTACGATGTGGCGTGGGGCAGGTTTTTACTATTTTCCAATACGGGTTTCGGCCAATATGCAAGAGGAAATTTGCCGCCATTTGAAGGCATGAGCCCCTTATTTTCCATATTGATATTGCTGTTTCACCTTATATCTTTTCTTAGCCTCGCTTGGGCTGCCTTTGTGAAAAGGGACGTGGCAAATTAA
- a CDS encoding DUF3427 domain-containing protein, whose product MEAGYYDKESLKIAVATGFASIPGCTHIQMDRISQERILAQIDQENFNSLKYLREEYFEFKKLNAGRTPSFLLDYLRYDGAPDPIKFIHREKTYLNFVAKTEKNEALKKLLLDDAFERALKELSGKLPLKRLHEFVVVRYLLDHNEITLETAKHELLRLVREADEDSILHAFEVLNQNYYDTGQKKSHKKLFHLQDQCLTKTTLFSNLLKQEEYRKYIEDVVLYGIFRYEKEFGNEYYGMPHLKLYEQYSMVDAALLSNYRKSHSAFRGSGLLTNGDDYFLYIDLHKEEDIDERLNYQDKFLDERYFQWQTPNSTAPESERGRNIIFNSIRGIHLHLFIRKYKEIDGKTEPYIYIGQGSTVEYEGAKPITVKIKLENEIPASLYTEFTTKV is encoded by the coding sequence ATGGAAGCCGGGTACTATGATAAAGAGAGCTTAAAGATTGCGGTTGCGACAGGGTTTGCGAGCATCCCCGGATGTACACATATTCAAATGGACCGGATTTCGCAGGAGCGGATCCTCGCGCAAATTGATCAGGAAAACTTTAACTCTTTAAAATATTTAAGAGAAGAATATTTTGAGTTTAAGAAGCTTAATGCAGGTCGGACCCCTTCCTTTCTTTTGGATTATTTAAGATACGACGGGGCGCCGGATCCGATTAAATTCATTCACCGGGAGAAGACGTATCTGAATTTCGTGGCGAAAACGGAGAAGAATGAGGCGTTAAAAAAGCTGCTTCTCGATGATGCGTTTGAAAGAGCTTTAAAGGAATTGTCAGGAAAGCTTCCGCTGAAAAGGCTGCATGAGTTTGTGGTGGTGAGATATCTTTTAGATCACAATGAGATCACCTTGGAGACAGCGAAGCACGAATTGCTCAGGCTTGTCCGGGAGGCAGATGAAGACAGCATTCTGCACGCCTTCGAAGTACTGAATCAGAATTATTACGACACTGGCCAGAAAAAGTCACACAAAAAACTGTTTCATCTGCAAGATCAATGCTTGACGAAAACAACATTATTCAGCAATCTTCTAAAGCAGGAAGAATACCGGAAATACATAGAGGATGTTGTTCTGTATGGAATATTCCGCTATGAAAAGGAGTTTGGAAATGAATATTATGGCATGCCGCATCTGAAGCTGTATGAGCAGTATTCCATGGTCGATGCCGCGCTGCTTTCCAACTACCGTAAAAGTCACAGCGCGTTCCGCGGTTCAGGTCTGCTTACAAATGGGGACGATTATTTCCTGTATATTGATTTGCATAAGGAAGAAGATATCGATGAGCGTCTTAATTATCAGGATAAGTTCCTCGATGAACGGTATTTCCAGTGGCAGACCCCGAACAGCACGGCTCCCGAATCAGAGCGTGGACGGAATATTATTTTTAACAGCATCAGAGGCATCCATCTGCACCTGTTCATTCGGAAATATAAAGAAATTGACGGAAAAACCGAGCCCTACATTTACATCGGACAAGGCAGCACCGTCGAATATGAAGGAGCCAAGCCGATCACGGTAAAGATTAAGCTCGAAAATGAGATTCCGGCAAGCTTGTATACGGAGTTTACGACGAAAGTATAG